The Terriglobia bacterium genomic sequence CGACGCACAGCACGCGCGCTCGCTTGAGCCTCAGCTGGCCCTCGAGCGTCACCTCGGGCATGACCAGGTGACGGCTGTACCGAAGGACCTCGTCGCGTGAAAGGCCGGCCATCGACACGGACCTCCTGGCGAGCCGCGCCCCGTGGCGCGTCCTCGAGGCGACGGCTCCGGCGCGTGCCCTCACCCCTCGACGATCGAGGCATTATACTCGGAGGTTCTGGCGAAGGCCGGTGCGACCTTCGGGAAGGGGTGAGCGATGAGCCAGGTGAGGGTACTGGTCGGAACGCGCAAGGGCGCGTTCGTCCTGACATCGGACGCGAAGCGCGGGCGATGGAATGTGGATGGGCCCCACTTTGCCGGTTGGGAGATGTATCACCTCAAGGGCTCGCCGGTGGAGCCCGATCGGGTCTACGCGTCGCAGTCGAGCGGCTGGTTCGGACAGCAGATCCAGCGCTCCGACGACGGCGGCAAGACCTGGGAGGCCGTGGGCAACCGGTTCACCTACGACGGCGTACCCGGCACGCACAAGTGGTACGACGGCTCGCCGCACCCCTGGGAGTTCAAGCGGGTCTGGCACCTCGAGCCGTCGCTCACGGATCCCGACACCGTTTACGCCGGAGTGGAGGACGCCGCCTTGTTCCGCTCCGCCGACGGCGGGAGGACCTGGCAGGAGCTGCCCGGGCTCAGGCGCCACGAATCCGGGGCCGGCTGGAATCCGGGGGCCGGGGGATTGTGCCTGCACACCGTCCTCCTGGATCCCGCGCACCCCGAGCGGTTGTTCATCGCCATCTCGGCCGCGGGCGCCTTTCGGTCCGACGATTCGGGAGGCACGTGGCGACCGATCAACCGGGGGCTGCGGTCCGACTACATCCCCGACCCGAACGCCGAGGTCGGCCACTGCGTTCACCGCATCGCGATGCACCGGTCGCGTCCGAGCGTGCTGTTCATGCAGAAGCACTGGGACGTCATGCGCAGCGACGACGCGGGCGAGTCGTGGCACGAGGTGAGCGGAAACCTGCCGACCGACTTCGGGTTTCCCATCGAGGTGCACGCGCACGAGCCGGACACGATCTACGTCGTCCCGATCAAGAGCGACTCGGAGCACTTCCCGCCCGAAGGCAAGCTGCGCGTCTACCGCAGCCGCACGGGGGGAAACGAGTGGGAGGCGCTCGCGAACGGCCTGCCGCAGCGCGACTGCTACGTCAACGTGCTGCGCGACGCGACCGCGGTCGACGCGCTGGACCCCTGCGGCGTGTACTTCGGGACCACGGGCGGGCAGGTGTACGCGTCGGCCGACGCCGGGGACAGCTGGGCGCCCATCGTCCGGGATCTTCCGGCCGTGCTCTCCGTCGAGGTCCAGACGCTGCCATGATCCGCGTCGTGCTGCCGGCGCCCCTCAGGAGGCTCGCACGGGTCGACGGCGAGGTCGAGTTGCGCGTCGAGGGCCCGGTCACGCAGCGATCGGTCCTCGACGCGCTCGAAGCCCGCTATCCGGTGCTCCGCGGGACGACCCGCGACCAAGTCTCGCAGAAGCGCCGAGCGTTCGTGAGGTTCTTCGCCTGCGGGCAGGACCTGTCCGACGACCTCCCGGACGCCCCGTTGCCCGAGGCCGTCGCCATGGGGGCCGAGCCTTTCCTGGTCGTGGGGGCCCTTGCGGGAGGCTAGCGGCCCACGAGCATCGAGAATCGACCGTACGAGGTCGTCCGGCGACCTGCTGAAGTGCGCCTCCGCCCTGCGGACCCGGTCGACGACGCTCATGGCGTCGACCGCCCGCGCCTATAATCCCCGGGATCGAGGAGGTGCCGTGAACCTGCACGAAGGCCACGGAGTCGATTTCGCCGTCGACAGCGGCCTCGCCGTCGTGCGACTCGAGCGCGAGCACGGCAACGCGATCGATCCCGGGCTCGTCGAGGGGCTTCTCGCGGCGGCCCGCCGCGCGGACGGCGACCCGACGGTGCGGGGCGTGCTGCTCGCGGCGCGCGGGAAGCTGTTCTGTCCGGGCCTCGATCTCGTCGACCTCAGGGATCTCGACCGCCCCGCGATGCGCGCGTTCATGAATCGGTTCGCCGAGTGCGTCGCGGCCTGGTACACCCTGGGCAAGCCGGTGGTCGCGGCACTCCAGGGGCACGCGCTCGCGGGGGGGTGCATCGTGGCGCTCCTCGCGGATCTGCGCATCCTCAAGGCGGGGGCCATGATCGGTCTGAACGAGGTCCGGGTCGGGGTGCCGCTCCCCTACGGCGTCGCCTGGCTGCTGCGAGATTCCGTCCACCGCGACCGTATCGAGGAGGTCGCGCTTCTCGGACGGAACTACTCGGGCGAGGAAGCGGTCGGCGTCGGGCTCGTGCACGAGATTGCCACCGAAGCCGGATTCGACGGCTACTGCATGGAGCGGCTCGAGGAGCTGGCCTCGAAGCCGGCCGGGGCGTTCGGCGCCACGAAACGCTATCTGAGGTGGGCGGTCGCGGAGAGGCTCCGAGGGGAGCCGCCGGAGCGCCTGGAGGAGTTCCTCGACTGCTGGTTCGAAGCAGGGACGAGGCGGCGGATCGACGAGATCGTCGCCGGATTGCAGAAGAAGAAGTGACGGTCGCGCTCGACGGCACCACTCGCCCCGGAGGGCGTTTCCCCGGGGCGGATCGCGAGAGTCAGAGGAGCTCGAAGGGAGGATCCGCCGCCTGGCGCCGCTCCGATCGAAGGGCCGCGGCGGGCGCAGGAGGAAGCTCCGAGAGGAACCGGAGATACTCGCCGAGATCGAGCCGCGCGAGCGTTTCCGCCCGTCGCAGCGCGGCAACGTCTTCCGCCGTGGTGGGCAGGTCACGGTCGAGGTCGAGAGCCTCAGAGCGATCGCCGGATCTCATCGTACTTCTCCCGCATGCCCGCCTTTTCGAAATAGCCTCGGACTTCTTCCTCGTCGATGCCGGGGAGCTTCAGGAGAAACCCGATGTCGGCCATCTCCCGGAGGGCGCGTCCGGGGTCGTTCTTCATCGCGTGGACCTTCATCGCGACGATGTGCTCGGCGCGAGGCACCGATAATTCTCGCCCGCCGAACCGGAGCGTGGCTCCGCGCCCGCCGAAGAGCAGCTTCGACGATTCCCCCGTGACGTAAATGAAGTCCACGCGTCCCATGGCCGGATCCGGGTGCAGGTGATTCGAGTACCCCTTGCTCGCGTGGAGTGTCTCGTAGCCGAGAGACTCGAGAAACGCGACCAGCCGCTCCCGCACGGCGGACTCCGTCACGAAATCCAGGTCGAACGTGGCGCGCGAAAGCCCGTACGCATGCAGAGCGAACGCCCCGGCCAGGGCACAGGGCGCTCCCTCCCGTTCGAGGAAGCCCGCGATCGCGTCGACCACCTTCGCGAAGTCCAACCGTCCGCGCCTCCACGAGGGAGGATAGTCCCCTCCGCGCCACGACGGCAACGCACTCGTCGCAAACCGTCCCGTCGTCGTCACCAGATCCGCAGCACGGGAAGGACGCTCGAGTGGTCGTCGGTCCAGAGGAACCGGCGATCGGGCGGGCCGCTCGACTCCACGGGAACCGGCCACCAATCGGAGGACAGGGCAAGAGCGCCCAGGGCGCCCCGGTTTCTCGCAAGGACGAGCCACGAGGACCGGTTCTTCCCCTCGAGCGACTGCTCCTCCGACGCCACGTCGTCCGACGTCGCGAGCCCCTTCAGCTTCAGCGCTCCCGCGATCGCGTGGAACACCGGCTCGAGGTCGAGGTGCTGGTTCGTGAGATTCACGAGCAGGAGGCCGTCGGGCCGGAGCTTGCGGAAGTAGAGCTCCACGGCCTCGCGCGTCATGAGGTGGATCGGCGGCGCGTCGGAGCTGAAAGCATCGAGAACGATCAGGCCGTACTGCCCGTCGGGGGCCCGTTCGAGCCCCAAGCGGCCGTCGCCGATCTTCACCTCGACGTGGGCGCGGGAATCCCTGAGATAGCTGAAGTACGCTTCGTTGCCCGCGATGCGAGCGATCTCGGGATCGATCTCGTAGAAGGTGATCTGTCCGCCCGTCGGGGCGTACGCGGCCACCGAGCCGGCGCCGAGGCCGACCACCGCGACCCGGTCGAAGCGATCGGTCCCCTCGAACGTCGAGAAGACCCGACCGACCGGCCCGGTGGGGTGGTAGTAGCTCGTCGGCTTCCCGCGGAGTCTCGTTTCGAGCGCCTGCGCGCCGTGGCGCGTCGTGCCGTCGTATAGGACATGGAACGAGACGTCGAAGGATGTCGGCCTTCCTTCGGCGTCGACCCCACGGAAGACCGGGCCGCCGACCCGCACCACCCTGTGGACGCCGAAGAAGTCCCGCTTGGCGTAGATCACCTCGCCCGACGTCCGCGTCTGGGCCCACGCCGCGACGAGCAGCACGCCGATCCCCAGCGCGAAGCGGAGGGGACGGCGCACGAGGACGAGGGCGAGGAGGCAAGGGATTCCGACCTGAACGAGGAGGACGGCGCCGACGGCTTCGATCTTCGCGTGGGAAGCGGCGAGTGCCGCCCCCTCGACCACCAGAACCAGGGCGGCGGGAAGAACGAGGTCGAGCGCCCGGGGACGTCTCACGGCGCCGGGACGAAGCAGACAAGCCGCCAGAAGGACGATCGGGTACTCCGCGATCGAGCGGAACAGGAGCGGCGCCGCGAGCGCGTTGAATGCACCGCCGAGCGCTCCGCCGAGCGCGATCCACAGGTAGTACTCGGTCAGCCTCCCCGGTGCCGGGCGGAGGGCGGCGAGCCTCCCGTGACAGACCATCCCGATGAAGAACAGGGTCAGCGGATGGAGGACGAAGAGGACCCACGGGTACGGGCGGAAGAAGACCCAGAAGCTGGCCACGACCAGAACGGCCGCGATGGCGAGCCCGGCCGACGACCACGCGAGCGGAAGCCACGAGCGGCGGGAGAACGCGAGGATGAACGTCGTCAGGTACACGGCGAGCGGCAAGACCCAGAGGAGCGGAAAGACCGCGAGGTCGGTGCTCAGGTACTGCGTCACGGCCAAGAGCGCGCTCGACGGGACGAGCGCGAGAAGCACCCAGAGAAGACGGGACGTCCAGGGCACCGCGTCCCCCGGCGGGGACGCCTCCTCCGACGACTTCTCCGCGCGCGCCCGCATCCAGACGATCGCGGCGCAGGCCGTCATGAGCCCCGCGAACGCGACGTATCCCGCCGACCAGAGCGTCTTCTGGGAGAGGCACGCGATCTTCGGAGGGAACCACGACGAGCAAGGCGAGGTCAGGCCGAGGGCCGGCTCGACGACGAGCGGGTACGCGAGGAGCGCTGCGAGACTTCCCAGGTTGCTCACGGCGTAGAGGGGGTACGGATCCCTCCCCTCAGGGTGTCCCGAGATGTGGATCCAGCGCTGGAGGAGCGGGCTCGTCGTCGCCAGCGCGAAAAACGGGAATCCGATGGACGCGGCGAGCGTTCCCAGGAGCCACAGGACCGGCGACGCGTCAGGGGCGGGCCCCGAGACGGCGGACAGGTGAATCGGGAGGAAGAGAAGTCCCGCGGCCAGCACCCCCACGTGGACGGCGGACTGGACCCTCGGCCCCCACCGGGACGCAAGGAGATGCGCGTAGGCATAGCCCGCTAGGAGGACGGCCTCAAAGAACAGCATGCAGGTGTTCCAGACCGCGGGGGAGCCGCCGAGCAGCGGGAGCGCCATCCTCGCCACGATCGGCTGCACGAGGAACAGGAGCGCCGCCCCGAGAAGCGTGGCGAGGATGAACAAGGCTCGCATGGGGAATGGCCGAGACTAGCCTCGGTCCGCGTGCCGGTCAAGCCGCTCCTCGGCCGCTCCCCGGCCTGACGGGAACGCGGCGAGGTCGTCGAGGCGCGCCTACCCCTCGACCCCAAGGCCGCGCGAGCGGCGGCGCATGGCTGACGGCTCCCGGCGCTCGATTGCGTCTTACTGACTGCAAGTCAACGCATCGCACCGCGGAGGGTCCCGCGGAGGAGATACCGCCATGAGCGCAAGAAGCAGGTCCCGGTTCGCGTTGAGCGTGATTTCGGTCGTGTCGGTGATCATCGCGATTCCCGCGGTGGCGCAGGTCGCTCTCAGCAGCGCCGGCCAGGTCGTCGTCAATAACTCGCCCCCCAAGCCGGTGCTGGTGATCAACGGGGATGGTCAGGCGATTCCCGTCGTCGGAAGGATCGTCGACACGCCGAAGCAAGCGTTCAACCGGTGGGATCACCTGAACTTCGGCAACGGCGAACGGATCGCCGGACTCGACATCTACACCGTGCCGGCCGGAAAGCAACTGGTGCTGACCCACGCGTCGATCTCCATGTCCCCGCCTGTGGGCCAGAAGCCGAGCTTCCGAATCGCCGTCGTGCTCTCGGGCGAGCTTCTGGCTGCGCACGATCTGGCGCCGGTCGCGACCGGGCCGCTCGGGGCCGGCGGCGCCCCGGGGTGGATCGGGAGCGGGCCCTTGAACATCTACGTCGACGCCGGAGGGATCGTTCAGTGTGACTCCGTACGTGACACCGACACCGGTGCGGCGTTCGGGTTCTGCAACGTCTCCGGCTACCTCGTGGACGCACCGTAGAACGGCAGAAGGCGAAGGCGACCGAGCCGGCGACGAGGCCCCCCTCGTTCGCCGGCCGCCTAACCGAGCATCCGGGCGGCGAGGGTTGTCAATCCTCGCTTCCCAGCCAGCGGTAAGCTCCGCCCGCCAGGGCCGCGCCGACCAGCGGGGCGAGCCAGAAGAGCCAGAGCTGCTGCAGCGCCCACCCACCGACGAACACCGCCGGCCCGGTGCTGCGCGCGGGGTTGACGGAAGTGTTCGTGACCGGGATGCCGATCAGGTGGATCAGCGTGAGCCCCAGGCCGATGGCGATCGGCGCTAGCCCCTTCGGCGCGCGCTCGTCCAAGGAAGTGCCTGGTTACGGGAAGACTCGGACGATATTGAAGCCCGCAGCGCCGTGACGCCCTTCTCGACAGGTCAGCGCCGCATCCGGCACCCGGCCGAAGCGGCGCTCCCTTTGCGACTAGTCGGCAACCGCTCGCCGCAGATCCCTCGATCCGAAGTCCGGCCACAGCGTCGGGCAGAAGTGAAGCTCCGCGTACGCGCACTCCCAGAGAAGGAAATCGCTGAGCCGCCGATCGGGCCCTTCGGCCGCCTCATTTGCGCGACTCTCCCGCGTCGCTGCCGGAGGAGGTCTCGGCGGGCGCCGGATCGAGCTGCGGGAACGATTTGTCGCCCTCGTGCGCGGCGAAGGTCTCGAGCCGCTCGGCCCTGTCCGTCACCATCCGAACGTATCGCTCCACCGACTCCGAAGAGGGCGACCTCCGTCGAGAATCCTCGGCCGAGCGCCTCCAGGCGGCCGCCGCGACCCGGGGCCGACGCAGTCGCTCGTACGTCGAGGCCAGGTCAGCCGGGATCGCTTCGAGATCGGGCCGGAGCGATTCGGCCCGAGTCAGCAGCAGGACGGCTTCCTCGAAACGGCCGGTGAGCCTGTACCGGCGGCCCAGGTCGAAGAGGGTGCCGGCATCGTCAGGCGCCACGCGCCTCGCGCGCTCCAAGTACTTGGTCGCGCCGTCGCCGTCATGGATCTGCGTGCTCCAGAAGGCGGCAAGGCGGAGCGCACGCGCATCGTTCGGCGAGCGCTCAGCGGAAGCGGCGAT encodes the following:
- a CDS encoding glycoside hydrolase, with the translated sequence MSQVRVLVGTRKGAFVLTSDAKRGRWNVDGPHFAGWEMYHLKGSPVEPDRVYASQSSGWFGQQIQRSDDGGKTWEAVGNRFTYDGVPGTHKWYDGSPHPWEFKRVWHLEPSLTDPDTVYAGVEDAALFRSADGGRTWQELPGLRRHESGAGWNPGAGGLCLHTVLLDPAHPERLFIAISAAGAFRSDDSGGTWRPINRGLRSDYIPDPNAEVGHCVHRIAMHRSRPSVLFMQKHWDVMRSDDAGESWHEVSGNLPTDFGFPIEVHAHEPDTIYVVPIKSDSEHFPPEGKLRVYRSRTGGNEWEALANGLPQRDCYVNVLRDATAVDALDPCGVYFGTTGGQVYASADAGDSWAPIVRDLPAVLSVEVQTLP
- a CDS encoding MoaD/ThiS family protein — its product is MIRVVLPAPLRRLARVDGEVELRVEGPVTQRSVLDALEARYPVLRGTTRDQVSQKRRAFVRFFACGQDLSDDLPDAPLPEAVAMGAEPFLVVGALAGG
- a CDS encoding enoyl-CoA hydratase/isomerase family protein, which codes for MNLHEGHGVDFAVDSGLAVVRLEREHGNAIDPGLVEGLLAAARRADGDPTVRGVLLAARGKLFCPGLDLVDLRDLDRPAMRAFMNRFAECVAAWYTLGKPVVAALQGHALAGGCIVALLADLRILKAGAMIGLNEVRVGVPLPYGVAWLLRDSVHRDRIEEVALLGRNYSGEEAVGVGLVHEIATEAGFDGYCMERLEELASKPAGAFGATKRYLRWAVAERLRGEPPERLEEFLDCWFEAGTRRRIDEIVAGLQKKK
- a CDS encoding fused MFS/spermidine synthase; translation: MRALFILATLLGAALLFLVQPIVARMALPLLGGSPAVWNTCMLFFEAVLLAGYAYAHLLASRWGPRVQSAVHVGVLAAGLLFLPIHLSAVSGPAPDASPVLWLLGTLAASIGFPFFALATTSPLLQRWIHISGHPEGRDPYPLYAVSNLGSLAALLAYPLVVEPALGLTSPCSSWFPPKIACLSQKTLWSAGYVAFAGLMTACAAIVWMRARAEKSSEEASPPGDAVPWTSRLLWVLLALVPSSALLAVTQYLSTDLAVFPLLWVLPLAVYLTTFILAFSRRSWLPLAWSSAGLAIAAVLVVASFWVFFRPYPWVLFVLHPLTLFFIGMVCHGRLAALRPAPGRLTEYYLWIALGGALGGAFNALAAPLLFRSIAEYPIVLLAACLLRPGAVRRPRALDLVLPAALVLVVEGAALAASHAKIEAVGAVLLVQVGIPCLLALVLVRRPLRFALGIGVLLVAAWAQTRTSGEVIYAKRDFFGVHRVVRVGGPVFRGVDAEGRPTSFDVSFHVLYDGTTRHGAQALETRLRGKPTSYYHPTGPVGRVFSTFEGTDRFDRVAVVGLGAGSVAAYAPTGGQITFYEIDPEIARIAGNEAYFSYLRDSRAHVEVKIGDGRLGLERAPDGQYGLIVLDAFSSDAPPIHLMTREAVELYFRKLRPDGLLLVNLTNQHLDLEPVFHAIAGALKLKGLATSDDVASEEQSLEGKNRSSWLVLARNRGALGALALSSDWWPVPVESSGPPDRRFLWTDDHSSVLPVLRIW
- a CDS encoding undecaprenyl diphosphate synthase family protein; the encoded protein is MRRPPRPPPAATRESRANEAAEGPDRRLSDFLLWECAYAELHFCPTLWPDFGSRDLRRAVAD